AGTTGACTCATGATCTCCATATCTTTCCCTAAACTTAGACCTAGATGAAAAAACAGAATGCATGAAACTCGAAATAAAAGAAAGTGCAACATCATGGGATCTTTTGCATAACTGATGTTGCAACCCATGAATTTTACACCATATAAACATCTGCTTCCAAACTTCCTTATAGCTACAACTATATTTATCGAGTATTTTTTTAACACTTTTACTAGTCAATGGATCGATTTAGTTTATGATTAATCTGTAGATTTGGTTCTAAGTCTTTAAGTGTAATGGAGTCACGCCCCAGGCCACCTTGCACTTTTAACTCTCATTCACGTCCTGCACACTGCTCCAAGGGGCGTTAGTAAAGCTTGGGTAGTTGCATTCATGAAGCTTGGGGAGCCGCAAGTGCCCCCTTTTCATTCCAATGAGCTTTAAATTAAAAACCCATGATCTCCATATCTTTCCAAAACCTAGACTTGGACGGCAAAAATAATAGAATGCATGAAACtggaaaagaaaaaagaaaataaaagaagcATCTTGTGATCAAGGCACACAAACAAACAAGAAACATCCCATGATGAAGGAAACATCCTGGGATCTAGGCAAACAAACGTAAATAGGTGCGGCAAGCTGGTGATGTGGAACCAAATCTATAACATCAAATGAGTCAAATAAAAAGTTTTGGCTGAACGAAAACTCGTCAAATGGGTTGAAAATCACCCCGATTTTTCTTTTTGTGCTTAGATCCTCCTAATCATATTGctttaaaaataacaaaaaattgGTTTGTGGATCCCCCAACCATTTCGAACGGTACTAAAACTAACCCAGAAGCCGACCCATTCATTTCTCACCCCACCTAGTAACCACCTCCAGATAAATTATGTGAAACATACATGTGACGAGGCAGAAGACATGCTTTCATGACTAAAATCGTCTAATATTAACATAAAAGCATACCTTTAATGGCCATGATAGGACATATGGCACATACACTTTTAACAATGATAACAAACAATAATAACTACAACgattaaaaaaaattcttttgtAAATTAGTTGCTAATTTATGCAATTTACCCTCCAATAATaatctatttttttattaaaagaaaatCAGAAATGCAAATTACCCccaataataattttttttattaaaagaaaattAGAAATTGGATTCAACACAATGTACTTTCAGACAATTTTTTACCTGTTTGACATATTCCCTAAGTAGCTTTATTAAACCCCAAAATTGCcacctatatatatatgagaCTGTCATACATGAGCATATGGCATTTGAGCTCACGCCGTGTCGTGTATGATAAACTGAGATAAATAAGCCTATGATCTCTCGACTCAAATACACGATGCAAACAGGGAACAACTTGTGTTGATCTTGTAAAGCAGATTGTTAGCATTTCACACAGCAAAATTTGCATAGGGATACAAGATTCCGAATACTATTTAACATAAGAGCAGCATCCGCAGAAACTTTACAAGTACATGTTCATTAACAAGATAGCAACAAAATGTAAACCTGAATTCCAGAAATGAATGCATGCTAGTTCTGTAAGGGAATGAGGCTTTCAACATAACACTTGATTTCCTCCACACTCACCGATTTTGGGGATAGAAATCGATGACCAAGAGGGAGCTCAATTGATTTAGAACATCTACTCTTCATGTTATAGATGGGAACACTGATCAAATTATCAGACAACACCCTTGGGCTAAAGATAATCTCGTCCATATTGATAGAATCAAACGGGTAAGGTTCACCTGCCATATAATTGATCCAAGACTTCGAAGCTAACCAAATGGTTTCTCTGACCCAAACTTGATTCTGATAATCTTGCAACATCCAAATGTCCATTTTGTTTCTTCCGTCCACGATCCAGCGATCGTAACAAGCTACACCTAATAAGCCATTGATTTTTACAAACTGTGCATCAGGACATAAGGACTTCGTTAATATAGTTTTGGGCGCCGCCTCTGGATGCATGTTAATAATGGAAAACATCTCTGTTGTTAAATTGAATGCCAAAATTTGAAGTGGATTTCGAAGCAACAGATGTATGGTGCTATTGACacaaacactatttttggtgCCAAACCACCAACGCCGAGCACTCACACCAACAGGAAGATCCACATTTGATCTTTCTCCATGAGTAATTTGAGAGGGAGAAAATCATAATCTCAATTGTAGTAGGTTTAATCAATTCAACATCAATGTACAAAACCTTGTGTTCATTAGTTAATTCATCAAACCCAAACAAGTAACATGTATCCTTCTCTTCAGCAGTAGTGTAATTGGGTAAAGAAACCGGAGGATCAGGAAGTTTTAAAAACTTATGTGTACTAGGGTTAAAAATGAAAGCGTAAATTCTACCAAAACGACGACTAGCGCGGGAAGTGAAACATACTAACCCGTTCAAATGTTCGGCAAATTTATGGGCAAAGTTGGAGACAATGTTGTCGAGCTTCATGAGATTGGCGACTGATCCACCATCATTAGCACCGGAGAAGAAGTATCGTGTGCCAGTGGATGAATCGAAAGCGGAGAAGAATAAGGCGGTGGTACGGGAGCCAACGGCTGAGTGGAGGTTGTGGAATGATGGAGCGGAGATGAGAGAGAGCCATGGTTTAGAAACAGATTTGAATCGGAGGATGGATTTCACGGGGAGTCTGGAAAGGATATCTTCGATGATTTCCTTAGGGAATGACATTTTGGATCGATCATCTGTAATAGTTGATTGTTCGTCTTCtagggttttcattttttttttttttttttgggaatagCAAGCAGGTCCGTCTACAGAGAGGAAAAGTTGCAGGGTTTTAGCGGTTttgaattttgattattattattggGTTTTTAACATCGGTAATCCCATTTAGGTCTTGTTAGGTCTTGTTTCTACTTTCTAAATGAAGTCAAGCCCACCACCATCCATTCTGAGGCATTGTCCATAGAGGTGCACAAACCGGGGTTTTTTAATACCAGGTTCTGGTTATGGAACCGGTTTCAGGTATGATTGGGTATCATTTAGACCGGTTATTTGAAGAACTGGTCTCGGTTCCGATTCCAGGTTCTAGCATAAAAAACCATACCCGGTATGCTGGTTCCGGGTCAGGTATGGAACCGGTTCTTCAAAAACCGGGTATTCCAGGTATTGAAAAAAACCTGGTCCGGCTACTTGAAAAAAACCGGTTTCAGGGTAGGCTCAAAATAGTAGAACTTGCTTTAAATGGATGTAGGCCCGTTTGTTTATTATCATTTTCATTTAGTACTAAATGGCAAATGCACATAAGATTATGATGTGAATAGATAATTAGTTAATTGTCTGAATAAAGCTTTAACTGTCAGTAAATGAATTCATGAAACAGAACAATGTATCGATGTTTTAAGCTGTATAACATTACAAGACATAACATGTTTAAATTGAAACCTTGTATTGCTAGACATCGACGACTCGGGTTTTTTCGCCCTGAAACCTTGTATTGCTAGAAATATTATCTTTTTAATGAAATTTTGCTCCTCATTCAGGggatgtgtagtcataaagcccttttaggggcgttatgcgacatgtggcatgccacgtcaccccggggctttatggggcgttatgcaatttgagaccgtagtcataaagcccatgtgtaatcattactcattttttaatttttatttttttaattcatttgtaacttttttaaaaataaaattcatttcattaaataaaaaaaagtacaataaaattaaaaaacattaaactagaaaaaaaaaaattaaactagcataaaaaaaaattacacaatcaaagattatattttttttcaatccgCTCCTTTTGTGCCAACGCCATGTTCAAAGCTTTTCCCGTTAAGTGGTCATGCGGTTTGGAGTAGAACTCAAAGTCGTGAGCCCATTGTCGATCCCGCATAATCTCCGTAACTTCGCGGTTCTCCTCCAAACGTTTGTTACCGAGTTCGTGTATGTCTTGAAGTCGCTTGTTTATCTCCGAAAATGCGTTACTCATATCCGTTCCCATAGACATCGACGACGACTCGGGTTTTTTCGCCCGGCTTTTTCTTCCGGGCGGTCTTGGTAGCTCCTCCACCGGCTCGTCATCCGGAATATCCTCGTTCAAGCCGGTGTTTCGAGCGTCGGAGGTTGGCGTTTCGGGTTCACCCGACTCGTTTGTTTTGGACCTCTTTGATGGCCGTGTATTTCCCGAATGACCACTTGGAGTAGATACGATGGCCCATTTGGGGCTATGGCGAAGGATTTGCCAACACTTCATGTACGGGAAATGGCCATTAGCCTCCATATACTCGACCAATGCCTCTTGCGTAATGTCTTCATCGCTACTTCCACTTTTCCATCCGGAATACAAGCGTTGGTAcacggtttgaaagtttgtgcatTTCCTGTTTATATCGGTCCACCTCCCCGATATAGAGTCCGGTAGGCGGTATTCCTCTCCTCTACCCATGAGCTCGAAAAAGAGTTCTCGTATTCGGTTCCAAAATACGGttttactttgattgtttgctaaaaaaaaaaacaaaataaaatgttagttcaaaatttaaaaaaataaaaactgaaaataataaaaaacagaaaattaataaaaaacagaaaattaataaaaaacagaaaataaaaacaaaacagaaaataaataaaaaacagaaaataaaatataaaacagaaaaaaaaacaaaacagaaaataaaaaaaaacagaaaataaataaaaaacagaaaataaatttaaaaacagaaaaaaaataaacatacatatGACCGGGTCCTCCGAAACATCGATGAAAGCGCGGGTTAACGCATACTCCTCTTCGGGCTCCCACGTTATCACATTTTTTTTCGCTCGGGTGTTGGTTTCCACTTTCTTTTTATGCGCCCGTTttgcttttccttttcctttttgcgTCTCCGGTTGCGTATCCGGTAcctcgggttgcgtctccggaaCAACATCGGGTTCGTGTAGTGGGGAGCCGAAAGCCTGAGCCGACCCAAACGCTTGAGACGACCCCATCCCATCCGTGTTTTGATTTGGGTTCCACCCATAGAGATTAGGGTCCCATGATAGCGGTTGGTTCAAAAGATTCATTAACACGGGACTTTGTTGATTGTAATCGAGAAAACCGGAGCCGAAAGGGTTGGGTCTAGTGGGAACCGGCGCCACGGGGCGAGTATGATTACCACTTTGGTTTGGGTCCGCACTAGATCGGGGAGGAATGAAGCCACGGTTGAATGGATTCATTGTATAAAATATCaagaattttaaaaaaatatggaAGAGATGAGAATGTTTGAGTGTGTGTGGTAAAAAAATAGGGGAGGAGAATGATTTAAAGGAAAGTTTGAAAaataaattgatttttttttattaaagtgaCCGTTTGTAAACGGTCAAAAATTCAAAATCCTCTCCTCTTCACGCCGCGATAAACATCGCGCTTCCAAAAAAATTTTGGGCATAGCGCCCTTTGGGGTGGTGTAGACGGCGCCATTACGACGCTATAAGGGGCCAAAACGCCCCACTACGCATTACCTAATAGCTAAAAGATCATGTTATTTCATTACTAAActataaaaagaaaaacatgaacaTGTATTTCGGATATTTTGAAAACCTGGTTCcgggtaataataataattttaaacaaaaatattagataagattaaatatttagataaggataaacatttatttttattatgatcatattaaataataataataattttaaataaaaaaattagttaagaatacatatttaacaacgtaaaatgttataataagtaaatagtacattaaagttcatttttaaaagatatatCTTGACGACTGTAtgtgttaacatatgacattatgttttattaaacatgtgcaatatacgagttttttaaagatatatctcttttattatttattatataaaattacatttatgcaaaataaaaaaaacaaagtaaaatgttataataaagagttaattacatagttagtccatgtgatttgcacaaaataacttacttaggtactaatagtttaaaatcaccttctatggtattaacttttcattttgtaacgtttgggggtattaacttctagggtattaacatagttagttcttgtggtttgcacaaaataacatacttaggtactaataaaatgtgattttaaacctacaaataacgttaatacctccaaacgttataaaatgaaaagttaataccctagaatgtgattttaaactattaatatCTAGGTATGTTactttttgcaaaccacagggactaactatgtaattaactcttataataaataaatagtaTATCAATGTTTATTTTTAAATGATAAATCTTGATGATTGTTTATATTAActtatgacattatattttatttaacacgtgcaatatacgaatttttttaaaaatatatcttttta
The sequence above is drawn from the Helianthus annuus cultivar XRQ/B chromosome 12, HanXRQr2.0-SUNRISE, whole genome shotgun sequence genome and encodes:
- the LOC110896888 gene encoding uncharacterized protein LOC110896888, with the protein product MNPFNRGFIPPRSSADPNQSGNHTRPVAPVPTRPNPFGSGFLDYNQQSPVLMNLLNQPLSWDPNLYGWNPNQNTDGMGSSQAFGSAQAFGSPLHEPDVVPETQPEVPDTQPETQKGKGKAKRAHKKKVETNTRAKKNVITWEPEEEYALTRAFIDVSEDPVISNNQSKTVFWNRIRELFFELMGRGEEYRLPDSISGRWTDINRKCTNFQTVYQRLYSGWKSGSSDEDITQEALVEYMEANGHFPYMKCWQILRHSPKWAIVSTPSGHSGNTRPSKRSKTNESGEPETPTSDARNTGLNEDIPDDEPVEELPRPPGRKSRAKKPESSSMSMGTDMSNAFSEINKRLQDIHELGNKRLEENREVTEIMRDRQWAHDFEFYSKPHDHLTGKALNMALAQKERIEKKYNL
- the LOC110895406 gene encoding putative F-box protein At4g21240 isoform X1 encodes the protein MKTLEDEQSTITDDRSKMSFPKEIIEDILSRLPVKSILRFKSVSKPWLSLISAPSFHNLHSAVGSRTTALFFSAFDSSTGTRYFFSGANDGGSVANLMKLDNIVSNFAHKFAEHLNGCSLLRSLDRGRKKQNGHLDVARLSESSLGQRNHLVSFEVLDQLYGR
- the LOC110895406 gene encoding putative F-box protein At1g47300 isoform X2 produces the protein MKTLEDEQSTITDDRSKMSFPKEIIEDILSRLPVKSILRFKSVSKPWLSLISAPSFHNLHSAVGSRTTALFFSAFDSSTGTRYFFSGANDGGSVANLMKLDNIVSNFAHKFAEHLNGL